In Arachis hypogaea cultivar Tifrunner chromosome 2, arahy.Tifrunner.gnm2.J5K5, whole genome shotgun sequence, a genomic segment contains:
- the LOC112749634 gene encoding uncharacterized protein, with translation MITLKTIHLCFTPTNSNHTRFHNNTRTSSALCLCTKSNNDESDSSQPPQQPEGNAQSQELLAQIAMLQAQKVRLTGYLDEKSEYLTQFGEEAKAEFDKIGADALKGLDEASDRITASIESQMLEFEELNELNRLEIEENENKLVEFEDQMERDQNEGLFFKSLGGKKESVADKAKVKDDEVKRIELQDLSREKDGGSNKTLKNVYLFFIGLLTFGIVNSIGTDWRKVAVLGAILVVLFSLFINEQNKDNNKD, from the exons ATGATTACCCTAAAAACAATTCATCTATGCTTCACTCCAACGAATTCAAACCACACAAGATTCCACAACAACACAAGAACTTCTTCTGCTTTATGCCTCTGCACCAAATCCAATAATGATGAATCTGATTCTTCTCAGCCTCCACAACAACCTGAAGGAAATGCTCAGAGCCAAGAGCTTCTAGCACAAATAGCCATGCTTCAAGCTCAGAAGGTTCGTCTAACGGGTTATCTTGATGAGAAGTCAGAATATTTGACCCAATTCGGTGAAGAAGCCAAAGCTGAGTTTGACAAGATTGGTGCTGATGCTCTCAAAGGATTAGATGAAGCTAGTGACAGA ataACGGCAAGCATAGAGAGCCAGATGCTAGAATTTGAGGAACTCAATGAACTTAACAGGCTAGAGATTGAGGAGAATGAGAACAAGCTAGTTGAGTTTGAAGATCAAATGGAGAGGGACCAAAATGAAGGACTATTCTTCAAAAGCCTTGGAGGGAAAAAGGAATCTGTTGCTGATAAAGCAAAAGTCAAAGATGATGAGGTCAAAAGGATAGAATTGCAAGACTTATCAAGAGAAAAAGATGGTGGTAGCAACAAAACATTGAAAAATGTTTACCTCTTCTTCATTGGCTTGCTCACATTTGGAATAGTTAATTCAATTGGTACTGATTGGAGAAAAGTTGCAGTTCTTGGAGCTATTCTTGTGGTTTTGTTTTCTCTGTTCATCAATGAACAAAACAAGGACAACAACAAAGACTAA